One window from the genome of Myxococcota bacterium encodes:
- a CDS encoding helical backbone metal receptor: protein MRRLPPLDRAGRRARTALCRALAAAFSVAFAVAPLVALAESPVATAPGGAGAPRARIVSLNPSLSEIVLALGARDVLVGVDTYTHRQHPELDDVPDVGGLFDPSLEAVVALRPDAVVLVPSAEQRDFRGRLEALGVRVVVFANLRFDEVLANITRLGDLVGEPAQARARVARIRATRAAVRGVTASRAPVRCLVALQREPVFVVGAGNFIDEMLASAGCENVGRALGEGYPRASLEWVVAQAPDVVFDTSEHAAGAGSEAERAEIARFWQRWSAIPAVRTERVLQVDARTLTLPGPALDVALRQLALALHGAEVDAAIAATLDGDLAPSVEPGR from the coding sequence ATGCGTCGTCTCCCGCCCCTCGACCGCGCCGGACGTCGCGCGCGCACCGCACTGTGCCGCGCGCTCGCGGCGGCGTTCTCGGTGGCGTTCGCGGTGGCGCCGCTCGTCGCCCTGGCGGAGTCGCCGGTCGCGACCGCGCCCGGCGGCGCGGGGGCGCCGCGCGCGCGCATCGTCTCGCTCAATCCCTCGCTCTCCGAGATCGTGCTCGCGCTCGGCGCGCGCGACGTGCTCGTCGGCGTCGACACGTACACGCACCGCCAACACCCCGAGCTCGACGACGTGCCCGACGTCGGCGGGCTCTTCGACCCGAGCCTCGAGGCCGTCGTCGCGCTGCGGCCCGACGCGGTCGTGCTCGTTCCGAGCGCCGAGCAGCGCGACTTCCGCGGTCGTCTCGAGGCGCTCGGCGTGCGCGTCGTCGTGTTCGCGAACCTGCGCTTCGACGAGGTGCTCGCCAACATCACGCGCCTGGGCGACCTCGTCGGCGAGCCCGCGCAGGCGCGCGCGCGCGTCGCGCGCATCCGGGCGACACGCGCGGCGGTCCGCGGCGTCACGGCGTCGCGCGCACCGGTGCGGTGCCTGGTGGCGCTGCAGCGCGAGCCGGTCTTCGTCGTCGGCGCGGGCAACTTCATCGACGAGATGCTCGCGAGCGCGGGCTGCGAGAACGTGGGGCGCGCGCTCGGCGAGGGCTATCCGCGCGCGTCGCTCGAGTGGGTGGTCGCGCAGGCGCCCGACGTCGTGTTCGACACGAGCGAGCACGCCGCGGGCGCGGGGAGCGAGGCCGAACGCGCCGAGATCGCGCGCTTCTGGCAGCGCTGGAGTGCGATCCCGGCGGTGCGCACCGAGCGCGTGCTGCAGGTCGACGCGCGCACGCTGACGCTGCCCGGGCCCGCGCTCGACGTCGCGCTCCGCCAGCTCGCGCTCGCGCTCCACGGCGCGGAGGTCGACGCCGCCATCGCGGCGACGCTCGACGGCGACCTCGCGCCGAGCGTCGAGCCCGGACGCTAG
- a CDS encoding ComEA family DNA-binding protein, producing the protein MNHHSSRRGRRVRLRLRRALPVLALLAQIGALAPPAFAAEKEAAAKAAPLSGVVNVNTASLEELQLLPGIGESRAAAIVAERTERGGFKSVDELVEVKGIGEAMLARLRPYVSVSGKSTAGAR; encoded by the coding sequence ATGAACCACCATTCGAGCCGGCGAGGTCGCCGCGTGCGGCTCCGCCTGCGCCGCGCGCTGCCCGTGCTGGCCCTGCTCGCGCAGATCGGCGCGCTCGCACCGCCTGCGTTCGCGGCGGAGAAGGAGGCGGCGGCGAAGGCCGCGCCGCTCTCCGGCGTCGTGAACGTCAACACGGCGAGCCTCGAGGAGCTGCAGCTCCTGCCCGGCATCGGCGAGTCGCGCGCGGCGGCGATCGTCGCCGAGCGCACGGAGCGAGGCGGCTTCAAGAGCGTCGACGAGCTCGTCGAGGTCAAGGGCATCGGCGAAGCGATGCTCGCTCGGCTCCGCCCGTACGTGAGCGTCTCGGGCAAGTCGACGGCGGGAGCGCGCTAG
- a CDS encoding polyprenyl synthetase family protein, producing the protein MQPPSTSSPAPSPRASGGSTGQRAVDMIALVFERVAESLEQVERALHGQLDSEAPLIAAIGDHVFDSGGKRLRPALLCLAAELCGYTGPRRIQIAAALELIHTATLLHDDVVDLATVRRGKPAAHVVWGNKRSILAGDFLYARASTMIVEDGSAEILRIFTSCIQAMSEGELLQLERSFDVDAPESHYYKVIERKSATLLSAAGECGAVVASVTRAEQRRLAEYGRELGLAFQIRDDALDYEADERALGKHRYTDLREGKVTLPLLLTLKRCTTAEREMVAALLKDVAADALQLGEAERPAEDFAGVLELVHRYRGVEDTIRRAEEHVARATAAIAPYADGPPKQAMLAAAAFAVARDR; encoded by the coding sequence ATGCAGCCCCCCTCCACGTCTTCGCCCGCGCCGTCGCCCCGCGCGTCGGGCGGCAGCACCGGACAGCGCGCCGTCGACATGATCGCCCTCGTCTTCGAGCGCGTCGCCGAGAGCCTCGAGCAGGTCGAGCGCGCGCTCCACGGCCAGCTCGACTCCGAAGCGCCGCTCATCGCCGCGATCGGCGACCACGTGTTCGACTCGGGTGGCAAGCGGCTTCGCCCCGCGCTCCTGTGCCTGGCCGCCGAGCTGTGCGGCTACACCGGGCCGCGCCGCATCCAGATCGCCGCGGCCCTCGAGCTGATCCACACCGCGACGCTCCTGCACGACGACGTCGTCGATCTCGCCACCGTGCGCCGCGGCAAGCCGGCCGCGCACGTCGTCTGGGGCAACAAGCGCTCGATCCTGGCGGGCGACTTCCTCTACGCGCGCGCGTCGACGATGATCGTCGAGGACGGGAGCGCGGAGATCCTCCGCATCTTCACCTCGTGCATCCAGGCGATGTCCGAGGGCGAGCTGCTCCAGCTCGAGCGCAGCTTCGACGTCGACGCGCCGGAGTCGCACTACTACAAGGTGATCGAGCGCAAGAGCGCGACGCTCCTGTCGGCGGCGGGCGAGTGCGGTGCCGTCGTCGCGAGCGTGACGCGCGCCGAGCAGCGGCGCCTCGCCGAGTACGGGCGCGAGCTCGGCCTCGCCTTCCAGATCCGCGACGACGCGCTCGACTACGAGGCCGACGAGCGCGCGCTCGGCAAGCACCGCTACACCGACCTGCGCGAGGGCAAGGTGACGTTGCCGCTGCTCCTCACGCTGAAGCGCTGCACGACGGCGGAGCGCGAGATGGTGGCCGCGCTGCTCAAGGACGTCGCCGCCGACGCGCTGCAGCTCGGCGAGGCCGAGCGCCCGGCCGAGGACTTCGCCGGCGTGCTCGAGCTCGTGCACCGCTACCGCGGCGTGGAGGACACGATCCGCCGCGCGGAGGAGCACGTCGCGCGCGCGACGGCGGCGATCGCGCCCTACGCGGACGGCCCGCCGAAGCAGGCCATGCTGGCGGCCGCGGCCTTCGCGGTCGCGCGCGATCGCTAG
- the bioB gene encoding biotin synthase BioB gives MFSTYSKLAEAALRGEAPSEALCEWMLVGDDVELLPLLHAAFEPRRARFGRKVMVHVLNNVQNGLCPEDCGYCSQNKDSQAPIRKYAMKSEDEILAEAEAAAKAGATRYCMVMSGRGPTVAGARRLADVVRKVKERYPIEVCLSIGLLGEEHARILADAGLDRLNHNLNTAERHYDEICSTHTYRDRVETLRAAKKCGIEPCSGLIVGMGERPVDLIEVAFRLRELEVPSIPVNFLIPIEGNQVTRDGSLTPEHCLRTLCLMRLVNPTAEIRVAAGREGHLRSLQALALYPANSLFVEGYLTTRGDSVNETYRMIREAGFEIDGNPMYASGDADAGEFRIPGGGDRLLRDEVVRPD, from the coding sequence ATGTTCAGCACGTACTCGAAGCTCGCCGAGGCGGCGCTCCGCGGCGAGGCGCCGAGCGAGGCGCTCTGCGAGTGGATGCTCGTCGGCGACGACGTCGAGCTCCTTCCGCTGCTGCACGCCGCGTTCGAGCCCCGCCGCGCGCGCTTCGGGCGCAAGGTGATGGTGCACGTGCTGAACAACGTGCAGAACGGCCTGTGCCCCGAGGACTGCGGCTACTGCTCGCAGAACAAGGACTCGCAGGCTCCGATCCGCAAGTACGCGATGAAGAGCGAGGACGAGATCCTCGCCGAGGCGGAGGCCGCCGCGAAGGCGGGCGCCACGCGCTACTGCATGGTGATGTCGGGGCGCGGCCCGACGGTCGCGGGTGCGCGGCGGCTCGCCGACGTCGTGCGCAAGGTCAAGGAGCGCTACCCGATCGAGGTGTGCCTCTCGATCGGTCTGCTCGGCGAGGAGCACGCGCGCATCCTCGCCGACGCGGGGCTCGACCGCCTGAACCACAACCTCAACACGGCCGAGCGCCACTACGACGAGATCTGCTCGACGCACACCTACCGCGACCGCGTCGAGACGCTGCGCGCCGCGAAGAAGTGCGGCATCGAGCCGTGCAGCGGCCTGATCGTCGGCATGGGCGAGCGGCCGGTCGACCTGATCGAGGTCGCCTTCCGCCTGCGCGAGCTCGAGGTGCCGTCGATCCCCGTGAACTTCCTGATCCCGATCGAGGGCAACCAGGTCACGCGCGACGGCTCGCTCACGCCCGAGCACTGCCTGCGCACGCTCTGCCTGATGCGGCTCGTGAACCCGACGGCCGAGATCCGCGTCGCGGCCGGCCGCGAGGGCCACCTGCGCTCGCTGCAGGCGCTCGCGCTCTACCCGGCGAACTCGCTCTTCGTCGAGGGCTACCTCACGACGCGCGGCGACTCGGTGAACGAGACGTACCGCATGATCCGAGAGGCCGGCTTCGAGATCGACGGCAACCCGATGTACGCGAGCGGCGACGCGGACGCGGGCGAGTTCCGCATCCCCGGCGGCGGCGACCGGCTGCTGCGCGACGAGGTCGTGCGGCCGGACTGA
- a CDS encoding MXAN_5187 C-terminal domain-containing protein gives MAVESLDEELRLLDTKLKQLKLDYEQYFLGARPREPQQLRREIQKAIVIHSQQPIRNTALRFRFNGINSRFQAFKRQWDQTLREIDAGTYQRHVFKANLHDRARGIDAPGAARRGASGGAPEDAKPGGDRLFDAYREAARSCGQDVSALTPEKLERVVEQQRTALQKKLGCDDVDFRVVVKDGKVKLKAAARR, from the coding sequence ATGGCAGTCGAGTCGCTCGATGAGGAGCTGCGCCTCCTCGACACCAAGCTGAAGCAGCTCAAGCTCGACTACGAGCAGTACTTCCTGGGCGCCCGCCCGCGCGAGCCCCAGCAGCTGCGGCGCGAGATCCAGAAGGCGATCGTCATCCACTCGCAGCAGCCCATCCGCAACACGGCGCTGCGCTTCCGCTTCAACGGCATCAACTCGCGCTTCCAGGCGTTCAAGCGTCAGTGGGACCAGACGCTGCGCGAGATCGACGCCGGCACCTACCAGCGCCACGTCTTCAAGGCCAACCTGCACGACCGCGCGCGCGGGATCGACGCGCCCGGCGCGGCGCGCCGCGGCGCGAGCGGAGGCGCGCCCGAGGACGCGAAGCCCGGCGGCGACCGCCTCTTCGACGCCTATCGCGAGGCGGCGCGCAGCTGCGGCCAGGACGTCTCCGCCCTCACGCCCGAGAAGCTGGAGCGCGTCGTGGAGCAGCAGCGCACGGCGCTGCAGAAGAAGCTCGGCTGCGACGACGTCGACTTCCGCGTCGTCGTCAAGGACGGCAAGGTCAAGCTCAAGGCCGCCGCGCGTCGTTAG